One part of the Marinobacter sp. M3C genome encodes these proteins:
- a CDS encoding O-antigen ligase family protein: MSKFALLFLFLFVGGIFAAVFITPVASFLVYQLVYFVNPDIRWWAATIPGIQYSFVAAILMLFILAIKYKELSFQAPWKQQPALKWLLAFLVMYIFMINFAVVPSAHKTFTFDFAKLIVIIFVAYKLINSEKALDACLWAYVLGATYIGYLAYAVGRDWQGRVEGIGMVDTGGDSNMTAAAIAPALVMLMYFAWLGNKKTKVFAVFCGAFIANGIVLINSRGSFLAIVVGASFFLFFMVFSKYQRAGQRGTAMLLIMIALAGVVYIADDAFWTRMGTLTDVEDGSASGSHRIEFWLATFEVLKDHPLGVGILGFIELSPNYLPDHYFDNRTTGKAVHSTWFQVLGEVGWVGILVFFCLIISTFKTSKKTKKKLIELKLYDCYFKVIALEGALISYLVAASFINRSRAEILYWLILFILVAFNIYVLKNVDTKPGIVRAK; the protein is encoded by the coding sequence ATGTCCAAGTTCGCACTGTTATTCCTGTTTCTTTTTGTCGGCGGAATTTTTGCTGCTGTCTTCATTACACCGGTTGCATCTTTTCTGGTTTATCAACTTGTTTACTTTGTGAATCCGGATATCAGATGGTGGGCGGCCACTATTCCTGGCATACAGTATTCATTTGTAGCAGCAATATTAATGCTTTTTATTCTCGCCATAAAGTATAAAGAGCTTTCGTTCCAGGCTCCTTGGAAACAGCAGCCGGCATTAAAATGGCTATTGGCTTTTTTAGTAATGTATATATTCATGATTAACTTTGCAGTCGTTCCTAGCGCACACAAAACGTTTACCTTTGACTTCGCAAAACTGATTGTTATTATTTTCGTAGCTTACAAACTCATCAACTCGGAAAAGGCTCTCGATGCATGCCTCTGGGCATACGTTCTGGGCGCAACGTATATTGGGTACTTGGCTTATGCAGTAGGGCGCGACTGGCAGGGGCGGGTTGAAGGCATAGGTATGGTTGATACCGGTGGCGACAGCAATATGACCGCTGCTGCCATAGCGCCCGCACTGGTAATGCTTATGTACTTTGCCTGGCTGGGTAACAAAAAAACAAAGGTTTTTGCAGTTTTTTGCGGTGCATTTATTGCAAATGGAATTGTTCTTATTAACAGTCGCGGCTCTTTTTTGGCCATTGTCGTCGGCGCCTCATTCTTTTTATTTTTTATGGTGTTCTCAAAGTATCAACGGGCCGGTCAGCGAGGAACGGCGATGCTTTTGATAATGATAGCGCTGGCAGGGGTTGTGTATATTGCCGATGACGCATTCTGGACGAGAATGGGCACTCTCACAGACGTAGAAGACGGGAGCGCCAGTGGTTCGCATAGAATTGAATTTTGGCTAGCCACTTTTGAGGTATTAAAAGATCATCCTTTAGGTGTTGGCATACTGGGATTCATTGAATTGAGCCCAAACTATCTTCCAGATCATTATTTCGATAACAGGACTACTGGGAAAGCTGTCCACTCAACGTGGTTTCAAGTTCTTGGCGAGGTAGGTTGGGTCGGGATATTGGTGTTTTTTTGTTTAATAATAAGTACCTTCAAGACATCGAAAAAAACAAAGAAAAAATTAATCGAGTTAAAGCTGTACGATTGCTATTTCAAAGTTATAGCTCTGGAAGGGGCACTGATCTCTTACCTAGTCGCGGCAAGCTTTATCAATCGCTCAAGGGCAGAGATTCTGTATTGGCTTATTTTGTTTATTTTAGTCGCGTTTAATATTTATGTTTTGAAGAATGTGGATACCAAGCCCGGTATTGTTCGTGCTAAGTGA
- a CDS encoding glycosyltransferase family 4 protein produces MKIAILRTDGSDVDQRQYNSQEIGLARGLAHQGHTVDIITARGAANNPSIEDIASGSDYKITIIRTGYRRIPVLEYGVLTGLRQLLFRGKYDLVHLSEENNPATTLVAFHCRRLHIPYVIYHGMYVVPSGRARTWYDTAHGYLLAPAIRRNARAVLAKTTTARDFLQARGISNVQVLPVGLDTTRFDTPTEASPHEAILSDLKARYPRVMLYIGSLERRRNPMLMVEMAAAMKADTALILVGAGPMTETVRQRIKALGLNNVLMTGALGQEALPAIYRNSDVFLLPSDYEIYGMVLLEALYFGVPCVTTATAGGIDVIGNNHAGAVIDGVGLDDWVAAVRKTTLAAANPEYSERLQALVRETFSWQKIAQRYMDYVSENRV; encoded by the coding sequence ATGAAAATTGCCATTCTTCGAACCGACGGCAGTGATGTCGACCAGCGGCAATATAACAGTCAAGAAATCGGGCTGGCCCGGGGGTTAGCGCATCAGGGACATACGGTTGACATCATTACCGCCAGAGGAGCCGCGAATAACCCATCGATCGAGGATATTGCTAGCGGGTCTGATTACAAGATCACCATCATCCGCACCGGATACCGCCGCATTCCGGTGTTGGAATATGGGGTGCTCACAGGTCTTCGGCAATTGCTGTTCCGCGGAAAGTATGATCTGGTTCATTTGAGCGAGGAGAATAACCCCGCAACCACCCTAGTGGCCTTCCATTGTCGTAGACTGCATATCCCCTACGTTATTTACCACGGTATGTATGTGGTGCCGTCCGGTAGAGCCCGAACCTGGTATGACACAGCGCATGGTTATTTGCTGGCACCGGCTATACGGCGTAACGCGCGTGCTGTGCTGGCTAAAACCACCACGGCCAGGGACTTCCTTCAGGCTCGGGGAATCAGCAACGTTCAGGTACTTCCGGTAGGGCTTGATACCACTCGGTTTGATACGCCAACAGAGGCATCGCCCCACGAAGCCATTTTGAGTGATCTTAAAGCCCGTTACCCCCGGGTTATGCTGTACATAGGCAGCCTGGAGCGGCGCCGTAACCCAATGCTGATGGTAGAAATGGCAGCCGCAATGAAGGCTGACACAGCATTGATTCTGGTGGGAGCGGGGCCCATGACTGAAACCGTTCGCCAGAGGATTAAGGCTCTGGGCCTGAATAATGTGCTCATGACAGGCGCACTTGGCCAAGAGGCATTGCCAGCCATTTACCGGAACAGCGATGTGTTCCTCTTGCCCAGCGACTACGAGATCTACGGCATGGTGCTTCTGGAAGCGCTCTATTTCGGAGTGCCTTGTGTCACAACAGCCACCGCCGGAGGCATTGATGTGATTGGGAATAACCATGCCGGAGCAGTGATAGACGGCGTGGGCTTGGACGATTGGGTGGCTGCCGTTCGCAAAACAACGTTGGCTGCCGCAAACCCTGAATATAGCGAGCGCCTGCAGGCACTGGTGCGGGAAACGTTTTCCTGGCAAAAGATCGCGCAGCGTTACATGGATTATGTTTCGGAGAACAGGGTATGA
- a CDS encoding glycosyltransferase family A protein, with translation MPKVSVIVPIYNAQQFLEETLQSLYHQTLSDIEILCVDDGSTDKSCDILKAASERDTRIRIFNKANGGVGSARNLGLASAAGEYLLFIDADDIVSEDYLEQLYSSTLPEKPDIVVTGNVLNYWPDGSKTLRNVGVTGEATLTALAEKAPLITVTALIWNKLYRTAFIRSIGLQHYRGKSVVEDNYFVICSVALATSIKTISRGTYLYRQLPQSMSNTRKRPDDTSIYDVYDKARAFVFASPGLSDEASEWDAIITKRQKIDLTNYHYELNPPERAKFRELAKHMTQRRVIIVKPRNESWVIIKFHIKSMLSAIGLYRPSM, from the coding sequence ATGCCCAAAGTCAGTGTGATTGTACCGATTTACAACGCCCAGCAGTTCCTTGAAGAAACACTACAGAGCCTGTATCACCAAACCCTGTCAGACATCGAAATTTTGTGTGTGGACGATGGTTCCACCGACAAATCCTGCGACATCCTCAAAGCTGCTTCCGAGCGTGACACCAGGATACGGATTTTCAATAAGGCCAATGGCGGTGTTGGATCAGCAAGAAATCTTGGCCTAGCAAGCGCTGCCGGGGAGTACCTGTTGTTCATCGATGCAGACGACATTGTCAGTGAAGACTACCTCGAGCAACTCTACTCCAGCACCTTGCCCGAGAAGCCCGACATCGTTGTTACTGGCAACGTGCTTAATTACTGGCCAGACGGAAGTAAGACCTTGCGCAATGTGGGCGTAACAGGAGAAGCCACTCTTACTGCTCTTGCGGAAAAGGCCCCGCTGATCACGGTCACCGCGCTGATTTGGAACAAACTATACAGAACTGCTTTTATCCGAAGTATTGGGCTACAGCATTACCGCGGAAAAAGTGTTGTAGAAGATAATTACTTCGTCATTTGCTCGGTTGCACTCGCTACCAGTATCAAGACAATCTCTAGGGGCACCTATCTCTATCGCCAGCTCCCTCAGTCCATGAGCAACACCAGGAAGCGGCCGGATGACACGTCCATATATGACGTCTATGACAAGGCCAGAGCATTCGTGTTCGCATCACCTGGCCTAAGTGATGAAGCTAGCGAATGGGATGCCATCATTACCAAGCGTCAGAAGATCGACCTGACCAACTACCACTACGAACTCAATCCTCCGGAAAGGGCGAAGTTCCGAGAACTTGCAAAACACATGACCCAGCGCCGTGTTATCATCGTTAAGCCTAGAAACGAGAGCTGGGTTATTATTAAATTTCATATAAAAAGTATGCTGTCAGCTATTGGGTTATATCGACCATCAATGTAA
- a CDS encoding glycosyltransferase has protein sequence MTGDMSLGSIRPDQKPPRALAIFNMEIGGTEQIVQQLVMGMKSEGVESEILCIDGQIGSIGEALQKTAVPVHKLARKQGFDWSLMAGIRKRLREGWFDVVHCHQYTPWFYGWLAVPGTGAKVIFTEHGRFYPDRHRYKAMLLNPLMALFTPAVVAISNATKKALVKYEFTPRKNIQLIFKGIFPLKRNDPEAKKLRDSLRIPGDAFVVGTVSRLDPVKNQGMMLRAFKEFSEKRPDSYLLMVGDGPDKEKLISLANELGIRDRTMFTDFINNPLHYLAAMNLFLLSSHTEGTSMTLLESIRLGIPAVAANVGGSPEIIAEGVTGLLTESDNESSFAIALEALCENENLRAGMVEGAQEQFNERFFASAMICQYRLIYCEPQ, from the coding sequence ATGACGGGTGATATGAGCTTAGGCAGCATACGCCCAGATCAAAAGCCACCGAGGGCGCTGGCTATCTTCAACATGGAAATCGGTGGTACGGAGCAGATTGTCCAGCAGCTTGTCATGGGTATGAAGTCTGAAGGAGTAGAGTCCGAAATTCTTTGTATTGATGGCCAGATAGGATCTATTGGGGAAGCACTCCAGAAAACAGCTGTCCCGGTTCATAAATTGGCGCGAAAGCAGGGATTTGACTGGTCGCTAATGGCTGGGATCCGAAAGCGGTTAAGGGAAGGGTGGTTTGATGTGGTGCACTGCCACCAGTATACGCCTTGGTTTTACGGGTGGTTGGCAGTGCCAGGAACAGGAGCCAAGGTGATCTTTACGGAGCACGGTCGTTTTTACCCGGATAGACACCGCTATAAGGCAATGCTCCTCAACCCTCTGATGGCATTATTCACGCCTGCTGTTGTGGCTATTTCAAACGCAACTAAAAAAGCGCTTGTGAAGTATGAATTTACACCACGAAAGAATATACAATTGATTTTCAAAGGAATTTTTCCGTTGAAACGGAACGATCCAGAGGCGAAAAAGTTACGAGATAGCCTGAGAATTCCCGGCGATGCGTTTGTAGTGGGTACCGTTTCCCGCCTCGACCCCGTTAAAAATCAGGGCATGATGCTCAGAGCCTTTAAAGAATTTTCCGAAAAACGACCGGACAGCTATTTACTGATGGTTGGAGATGGCCCAGATAAAGAAAAACTGATCTCTCTGGCCAACGAACTCGGGATACGTGATCGAACCATGTTTACAGATTTTATTAACAACCCTTTACATTATTTGGCCGCTATGAATTTATTTCTGCTTTCCTCCCATACGGAAGGCACCTCCATGACCTTACTGGAGTCAATTAGATTGGGAATCCCGGCTGTAGCCGCAAATGTGGGAGGTAGCCCGGAAATTATTGCGGAGGGAGTAACTGGACTGCTGACAGAGTCAGACAATGAATCATCGTTCGCAATCGCTCTCGAAGCCCTTTGCGAGAACGAAAACCTCCGCGCGGGTATGGTAGAAGGTGCTCAAGAACAGTTCAATGAACGGTTTTTTGCCTCCGCTATGATCTGCCAGTACCGCTTAATCTATTGCGAGCCTCAATAA
- a CDS encoding oligosaccharide flippase family protein: MPTIANRLLKSSAFLLLAKSIQRTLGLISIMVLARVLMPNDFSVVAIAALLLYFCETLAATGSEPYIIHKDDLYPSDLSTAWTIDLIIKSVIFILLVIAVPFIADFYEDPRLVPVLYATSSILLINALKSPGLILLKRNLDYRKIFFVMIIQKFCAFTVTLSIALTTESYWALIIGDITSASVLCVGSYLIHTFRPRPCLTNWRNQWRFSKWILFRASVGFSKSQMDSLLISKFFSAPELGAFYITKSLSVLPSTDIIGPVVEPLLASLSRVRNNLQEFNQQLSKAIFVITSVVMPIVVFMWFFPDHIINFFFGSEWAIAYPMLPPLSIVLATIAFGQVINQAITSLGKVKALFVFEVIGLLTLAIALYSSRGMAIGHFIEIRAAFAVILVLGIIIFLRQCTGIRTLRLAVLISPTVLLAILSAWLTEKAEIFLNIEVNSLSVFPVASLYFALLVPAFLLTLFTLYSRYDEGAFALKIIKNVLRDLRAKLSKSNK; encoded by the coding sequence ATGCCGACTATCGCCAACCGGCTGCTCAAAAGTTCTGCCTTTCTCCTGCTTGCTAAAAGCATCCAACGGACGTTGGGGCTTATTAGCATCATGGTTCTTGCCAGGGTTTTGATGCCAAATGACTTTAGCGTAGTGGCTATCGCAGCCTTGCTGCTTTATTTTTGCGAGACGCTCGCGGCCACCGGAAGTGAACCATATATCATCCACAAGGATGACCTATACCCGTCCGATTTATCAACGGCTTGGACGATAGACCTAATCATCAAATCCGTAATATTTATTCTGCTGGTAATCGCTGTTCCGTTTATCGCCGACTTCTACGAAGATCCGCGTCTTGTGCCTGTACTTTACGCCACCTCATCGATCCTTCTTATCAACGCATTGAAAAGCCCGGGGTTGATTCTTCTAAAGCGGAACTTGGATTATCGCAAGATCTTTTTTGTCATGATCATACAAAAATTTTGCGCCTTCACGGTTACCTTGTCCATTGCCCTTACTACAGAATCCTACTGGGCGCTCATCATTGGCGACATCACTTCCGCCAGCGTGTTATGCGTTGGCTCATACTTAATCCACACATTTCGCCCGCGGCCTTGCCTTACTAATTGGCGCAACCAGTGGCGCTTTTCCAAGTGGATACTATTCAGAGCAAGCGTTGGCTTCAGTAAGTCACAGATGGATTCGCTGCTGATCTCCAAGTTCTTTTCCGCACCTGAGCTTGGCGCTTTCTATATAACCAAGAGCTTGTCCGTATTGCCCAGCACCGATATTATCGGCCCCGTAGTAGAGCCTTTGTTGGCATCACTGTCGCGTGTTCGCAACAACCTTCAAGAGTTCAACCAGCAGCTTTCCAAGGCGATCTTCGTGATCACGTCGGTGGTTATGCCCATCGTCGTTTTTATGTGGTTTTTCCCCGATCACATCATCAACTTTTTTTTCGGGTCAGAGTGGGCTATCGCCTACCCTATGCTACCGCCTCTGTCGATCGTGCTCGCTACAATCGCATTTGGACAGGTTATAAACCAGGCCATTACGTCGCTGGGTAAGGTCAAGGCACTCTTTGTTTTCGAAGTCATAGGGCTTCTGACGCTTGCAATTGCCCTGTACTCATCCCGGGGCATGGCCATTGGTCACTTTATTGAAATACGCGCAGCTTTTGCAGTCATTCTTGTGCTGGGCATTATCATCTTTCTTAGGCAGTGTACGGGCATCCGGACTCTTCGGCTTGCTGTCCTGATTTCGCCTACCGTGCTACTTGCAATACTATCAGCTTGGCTGACCGAAAAGGCCGAGATTTTTTTGAACATAGAGGTCAATAGTCTTTCGGTGTTTCCTGTGGCGTCGCTCTATTTTGCCCTGCTTGTTCCAGCTTTTCTGTTAACACTGTTCACGCTTTACAGCCGCTACGATGAAGGCGCGTTCGCCCTGAAAATAATTAAAAACGTATTGCGTGATTTGAGGGCTAAGCTATCAAAATCTAACAAGTAA